A region from the Arthrobacter gengyunqii genome encodes:
- a CDS encoding YbdD/YjiX family protein produces MTESGIRRAGALDGLRGFVRFFRDVMGEDAYRKYVSFHQGSGCSGPLLSEREFWKDKMDRQDSNPGGRCC; encoded by the coding sequence ATGACCGAGTCCGGCATCCGGCGGGCGGGGGCCCTGGACGGGCTTCGCGGTTTCGTGCGGTTTTTCCGCGATGTGATGGGGGAAGACGCCTACCGAAAGTACGTGTCCTTCCACCAGGGCTCCGGATGCAGCGGGCCTTTGCTCAGCGAACGCGAGTTCTGGAAGGACAAAATGGACCGCCAGGACTCCAACCCCGGGGGCCGCTGCTGCTAG
- a CDS encoding bacterial proteasome activator family protein codes for MTEENGSAGRADAARSPESDDSSRAGRAGSAEAQSSNPPVGVPAAGGAASGNGAENPGSSSDSAAGPPKLRDLVDQPAKVMRIGTMVKQLLEEVRNAPLDDAARNRLAEIHERSLHELEDGLAPELVEELHRINLPFGDDTVPTDAELRIAQAQLVGWLEGLFRGIQTAIAAQQTAANQQMASRLQLRQLPPGTVLAPGVIIGENGEPRRADQAQARSGSVHPDPHSGPGQYL; via the coding sequence ATGACTGAAGAGAACGGATCCGCCGGCAGGGCTGACGCGGCGCGTTCGCCCGAATCCGACGATTCATCACGTGCCGGCAGGGCGGGCAGCGCTGAGGCGCAGTCCAGCAACCCCCCGGTGGGCGTTCCTGCCGCCGGTGGCGCAGCCTCCGGCAACGGTGCGGAAAATCCGGGCTCCAGCAGTGACAGCGCCGCCGGTCCGCCGAAGCTGCGCGACCTGGTGGACCAGCCCGCGAAGGTGATGCGGATCGGCACCATGGTCAAGCAGCTCTTGGAAGAGGTCCGGAACGCTCCGTTGGATGACGCAGCGCGCAACCGGCTCGCGGAAATCCATGAGCGGTCCCTGCATGAACTTGAAGACGGACTCGCACCCGAGCTGGTGGAGGAACTCCACCGCATCAACCTGCCTTTCGGAGATGACACCGTTCCCACCGACGCCGAACTCCGCATTGCCCAGGCCCAGCTGGTCGGGTGGCTGGAGGGACTGTTCCGGGGCATCCAAACCGCCATCGCCGCACAGCAAACCGCCGCCAACCAGCAGATGGCCTCACGCCTGCAGCTGCGCCAGCTGCCGCCGGGCACCGTGCTGGCTCCCGGCGTCATCATCGGAGAAAACGGTGAGCCCCGGCGTGCCGACCAGGCCCAGGCACGCTCCGGCTCCGTCCATCCCGATCCGCACAGTGGTCCCGGGCAATACCTGTAG
- a CDS encoding aldo/keto reductase, with protein MTTSPLVTFNDGNTIPQLGYGVWQVEDEVAEKVVGQAFEVGYRHIDTAKIYGNEAGVGRAIAATSVPREDMFITTKVWNADQGYEETLKAFDASMERLGLETLDLYLIHWLQPKQNKYVDTWKALIELQKQGRVKSIGVCNFTVEALQEIIDATGVVPVLNQVETHPYLNQSELRAFEAKHNILHESWSPLGSGKGLLEDPKLVEIAAKYDGATPAQVVIAWHLALGNIVIPKSVTESRIKENWEALNLKLSAEDIEAINALDNGTRYGADPATADFA; from the coding sequence ATGACTACATCTCCGCTTGTGACTTTCAATGACGGCAACACCATCCCCCAGCTCGGCTACGGCGTCTGGCAGGTTGAGGACGAGGTTGCCGAAAAGGTTGTTGGGCAGGCCTTCGAGGTTGGCTACCGCCACATCGACACGGCCAAGATCTACGGCAACGAGGCCGGCGTCGGCCGCGCCATTGCCGCCACCTCGGTTCCCCGCGAGGACATGTTCATCACCACCAAGGTGTGGAACGCCGACCAGGGCTACGAAGAGACCCTGAAGGCCTTCGATGCCTCGATGGAGCGCCTCGGCCTGGAGACGCTGGACCTGTACCTGATCCATTGGCTGCAGCCGAAGCAGAACAAGTACGTGGACACCTGGAAGGCCCTGATTGAGCTGCAGAAGCAGGGACGCGTCAAGTCCATCGGTGTCTGCAACTTCACCGTTGAGGCGCTGCAGGAAATCATCGACGCCACCGGCGTCGTGCCCGTCCTGAACCAGGTGGAAACCCACCCGTACCTGAACCAGTCCGAGCTGCGCGCCTTCGAAGCCAAGCACAACATCCTGCACGAGTCCTGGTCCCCGCTGGGCTCCGGCAAGGGCCTGCTCGAGGATCCCAAGCTCGTGGAAATCGCCGCGAAGTACGACGGTGCCACCCCGGCACAGGTGGTCATCGCCTGGCACCTGGCACTGGGCAACATCGTGATCCCGAAGTCCGTCACGGAGTCCCGCATCAAGGAAAACTGGGAAGCCCTGAATCTGAAGCTCTCCGCTGAGGACATCGAGGCCATCAACGCCCTCGACAACGGCACCCGCTACGGCGCGGATCCGGCCACGGCCGATTTCGCCTAA
- a CDS encoding flagellar assembly protein FliW, which produces MSVRATFLTPPPGFAPEVNFLLSAVDGADGLYSLKSAQSGDAEGLRLFVLDAAVYLPGYQPEISDDQRLQLDLADAAEARVLVVANSTEEGTTVNLLAPIVLNTRTLHCTQVILDGQDWPVRIPLEEAAV; this is translated from the coding sequence ATGAGCGTGCGCGCAACGTTCCTGACTCCCCCGCCGGGCTTTGCCCCGGAGGTGAATTTCCTCTTGTCGGCCGTGGACGGCGCGGACGGGCTGTACTCGCTGAAGTCGGCACAAAGTGGCGACGCCGAGGGCCTCCGGCTTTTCGTCCTGGACGCCGCTGTATACCTGCCCGGCTACCAGCCGGAAATCAGCGATGACCAGCGGCTCCAGCTCGACCTTGCCGACGCCGCCGAAGCCCGGGTCCTCGTCGTCGCCAACTCCACGGAGGAAGGGACCACGGTCAATCTGCTGGCCCCCATCGTGCTGAACACCAGGACGCTGCACTGCACGCAGGTCATCCTCGACGGGCAGGACTGGCCGGTCCGGATTCCTCTGGAGGAAGCCGCCGTCTAA
- the flgL gene encoding flagellar hook-associated protein FlgL encodes MITRTTNQTLARNAQQNLQANMSRMAKLQEQVSSSTAITRPSDNPAGTADALKVRAEIRANAQYSSNINDADGWLTTVDSALDNTTDLMRRIKDLALRGASAGLSPANKDAVATELEGLKKDLLKEANTTFAGRSIFAGNSDAKSAFTEENGEYVHSGSGAGVMRRVDGGAPVRVDADGSAVFGSGPGSVFALVDSIAADLRSGADVTGHLASIDARANTILSRHTEVGVRHAAVLKARDTNLEQTVSLEARRSGIEDLDTAKVILDLKLQELSYQTALSVTARALQPTLMDFLR; translated from the coding sequence TTGATCACCCGCACCACCAACCAGACCCTGGCCCGCAACGCCCAGCAGAACCTGCAGGCCAACATGTCCCGCATGGCCAAGCTCCAGGAACAGGTTTCTTCCTCCACCGCCATCACGCGACCCTCGGACAACCCGGCCGGAACGGCTGACGCCCTGAAGGTCCGGGCCGAAATCCGGGCCAATGCCCAGTACAGCTCCAATATCAACGACGCCGACGGGTGGCTCACCACTGTGGATTCCGCACTGGACAACACCACGGACCTGATGCGCCGCATCAAGGACCTGGCACTGCGCGGAGCCAGCGCCGGATTGTCCCCGGCGAACAAGGATGCCGTCGCTACGGAGCTTGAGGGCCTGAAGAAGGATCTGCTCAAGGAAGCCAACACCACGTTTGCCGGGCGAAGCATCTTCGCCGGAAACTCAGATGCCAAGAGTGCCTTCACTGAGGAAAACGGTGAATACGTCCACAGCGGTTCGGGCGCGGGAGTGATGCGCAGGGTCGACGGCGGCGCGCCTGTCAGGGTCGACGCCGATGGGTCCGCCGTTTTCGGCTCCGGCCCCGGTTCGGTCTTCGCACTGGTAGACAGCATCGCGGCCGATCTGCGCTCAGGAGCCGACGTGACGGGCCATCTGGCGTCCATCGACGCCCGAGCCAACACGATCCTTTCGCGCCATACCGAAGTGGGGGTCCGGCACGCGGCCGTCCTGAAGGCACGGGATACCAATCTGGAGCAGACCGTGAGCCTGGAAGCCCGCCGCTCGGGCATCGAGGACCTGGACACCGCCAAGGTGATCCTGGATTTGAAGCTGCAGGAGCTTTCCTACCAGACTGCCCTGTCGGTCACCGCACGGGCGCTGCAGCCCACGCTCATGGACTTCCTGCGATGA
- the flgK gene encoding flagellar hook-associated protein FlgK — translation MSTFSGLNTAYTALTAARRGLDVIGQNVANANTPGYTRQRLETSATAPLSSTGFSTGPRVGQGVTVDGIARLGSMQLDARVRATTAVSGFSAVRANALSALEVSLNEPGDNGISASLDDYWAAWQGVSNKPGDPAAVEVLLNEAATVASRISSGYLSVANQFKDVRSDLASMADELNTAGAQLAGLNGAIRSALSNGGSVNELLDQRNALASTVAALAGGTVREGADGMADILVEGNAFVTGEVFRPVEVTGGTALGGDPVRLVWSHRTGDSVALSSGEMAGALSLLAPGADLDKAAASYNSLAERLASTVNSVHRTGTAPGDGTPGSTTGLDFFGLDAGQPALSLHIIPTSASGIAAGNGTGGFDGSIADKISQLGTSADSPDKMWSAFVSGTGAAARSEMQQAKLAGVAASSAVGLQLANSSVDLDEENMNLLAYQHAYQGAARVMSAIDEMLDTLINRTGIVGR, via the coding sequence ATGAGCACATTCAGCGGCCTGAATACCGCATACACGGCATTGACCGCTGCCCGCAGGGGGCTGGACGTCATCGGGCAGAATGTTGCCAACGCCAACACGCCCGGGTACACCCGGCAGCGGTTGGAAACATCAGCCACGGCGCCGCTGTCGTCCACCGGATTCAGCACCGGTCCCCGGGTGGGGCAGGGCGTCACGGTGGACGGCATTGCCCGGCTCGGGAGCATGCAGCTGGACGCCCGCGTACGCGCCACCACCGCGGTGTCCGGCTTTTCCGCGGTGCGCGCCAATGCGCTTTCTGCCCTGGAAGTCAGCCTCAACGAACCCGGCGACAACGGCATCTCGGCGTCCCTGGATGATTATTGGGCCGCGTGGCAGGGCGTATCGAATAAACCGGGCGACCCGGCCGCAGTCGAGGTCCTCCTTAACGAAGCCGCGACCGTGGCCAGCCGCATTTCCTCCGGATACCTCTCCGTGGCGAACCAGTTCAAGGACGTGCGCTCGGACCTGGCCTCCATGGCGGATGAGCTGAACACCGCCGGAGCCCAGCTTGCCGGGCTCAACGGGGCGATCCGTTCCGCGCTGTCCAACGGCGGTTCCGTCAATGAGCTCTTGGACCAGCGGAACGCCCTGGCCTCCACGGTGGCCGCGCTGGCAGGGGGAACCGTCCGCGAGGGCGCCGACGGGATGGCGGACATCCTGGTGGAGGGCAATGCCTTTGTCACCGGCGAGGTCTTCCGGCCGGTGGAGGTTACCGGCGGAACGGCATTGGGCGGGGACCCTGTCCGGTTGGTGTGGAGCCACCGGACCGGCGACTCGGTGGCACTGTCCAGCGGGGAAATGGCCGGTGCCCTGAGCCTGTTGGCACCGGGCGCCGATCTGGACAAGGCAGCGGCATCGTATAACTCGCTGGCCGAAAGACTCGCGTCAACGGTCAACAGCGTGCACCGCACCGGAACCGCTCCCGGGGACGGAACACCGGGCAGCACCACCGGACTGGACTTCTTTGGCCTCGACGCCGGGCAGCCGGCGCTGAGCCTGCACATCATTCCGACCAGTGCGTCCGGGATTGCCGCCGGAAACGGCACCGGCGGGTTCGACGGGTCCATTGCGGACAAGATCTCCCAACTGGGAACCTCCGCCGACTCCCCCGACAAAATGTGGTCTGCCTTCGTCTCGGGCACCGGAGCCGCAGCCCGCAGCGAAATGCAGCAGGCCAAGCTCGCCGGCGTTGCCGCATCATCCGCCGTCGGGCTGCAGCTGGCGAATTCCTCGGTGGACCTGGACGAGGAAAACATGAACCTGCTGGCGTACCAGCACGCTTATCAGGGCGCCGCCCGCGTCATGAGCGCCATTGACGAAATGCTTGACACCCTGATTAACCGCACCGGAATTGTTGGAAGGTAA
- a CDS encoding flagellar protein FlgN → MGTQKLSALLWEERELLELLVFKLEEEQLLLTSGKSRWLQHATREVEQVLDRLRAAALGRTVAVAALAQDWGTDEDATLRELVSAAPPGPWTEIFAGHLQAMTDLTIKIRELRDTNEQFLRAAARSAQETLAGLNSENGTYTASGSTAVSTAGARLVDQQL, encoded by the coding sequence ATGGGTACCCAGAAATTGTCTGCACTTCTCTGGGAAGAACGCGAGTTGCTGGAACTGCTCGTATTCAAGCTTGAAGAAGAACAGCTCCTGCTCACCTCCGGCAAAAGCCGTTGGCTGCAGCACGCCACGCGTGAGGTCGAGCAGGTGCTGGACCGTTTGCGGGCGGCGGCTCTCGGCCGGACTGTGGCCGTGGCGGCACTGGCCCAGGACTGGGGGACGGACGAAGACGCCACCCTGCGCGAGCTGGTGTCAGCTGCTCCCCCCGGGCCATGGACTGAGATCTTTGCAGGACACCTGCAGGCCATGACGGACCTGACCATTAAGATCCGCGAACTGAGGGACACCAATGAGCAGTTCCTGCGTGCTGCAGCACGCTCTGCCCAGGAAACCCTCGCCGGCCTGAACTCCGAAAACGGCACCTACACCGCGTCGGGCTCCACCGCCGTGTCCACCGCCGGTGCCCGCCTCGTTGACCAGCAACTTTAA
- a CDS encoding sigma-70 family RNA polymerase sigma factor — translation MNRLERNQLVLENLPLVGYLVSETCAKATHLSRDDLASAGSVALIMSADSFNPELGVPFGAYARRRIIGAFADEMRSMDWATRTARRRIKETLAVKETLTAALGRTPAVGEIASALGVDPSVAQDALADASRTVSSLDESTTDFLATTLPSPEGSLLAAERLKYLQAAVSALPPKMRYIVEQVYFHDRSVKDLAAELSATHSAVSQQRAEAVRLLRDGLGAHYTDDDVVPPVQSRIAPARRAAYLSTMADRTVGGITREHFPPRAPLADSGRMPA, via the coding sequence TTGAACCGTCTCGAACGCAACCAGCTAGTTTTGGAAAATCTTCCCCTGGTTGGTTATTTGGTCTCTGAAACATGCGCAAAAGCAACTCACCTATCACGGGATGACCTTGCATCGGCAGGATCGGTGGCGCTCATCATGTCCGCTGATTCCTTTAATCCCGAATTGGGTGTTCCTTTCGGTGCGTATGCGCGCCGCCGCATCATTGGCGCTTTTGCCGATGAAATGCGCTCGATGGACTGGGCCACCCGAACCGCACGGCGCCGGATCAAGGAAACCCTCGCGGTCAAGGAAACCCTGACCGCCGCCCTGGGCCGCACACCCGCTGTCGGCGAAATTGCATCAGCCCTTGGCGTGGATCCATCGGTGGCGCAGGACGCCCTGGCGGATGCATCACGGACCGTATCCAGCCTCGACGAGTCCACCACCGACTTCCTGGCGACAACGCTTCCGTCACCCGAGGGATCCCTCCTTGCAGCGGAGCGCCTGAAGTATCTGCAGGCTGCCGTCTCAGCACTGCCGCCCAAAATGCGGTACATAGTGGAACAAGTCTACTTTCACGACCGCAGCGTCAAGGATTTGGCGGCAGAACTGAGTGCCACGCATTCCGCGGTTTCCCAGCAGCGCGCTGAAGCTGTCCGCCTCCTCCGCGACGGTCTGGGCGCCCATTACACGGACGACGACGTCGTTCCTCCCGTGCAGTCCCGCATTGCTCCCGCACGCCGGGCCGCCTATTTGTCCACCATGGCGGACCGGACCGTCGGCGGCATTACCCGCGAGCACTTCCCGCCCCGCGCTCCGCTGGCTGACTCCGGCCGTATGCCCGCCTGA
- a CDS encoding flagellin — MGFTINTNTASNNAYRNLTLNQNAQSKSLEKLSSGLRINRAADDAAGLAISEGLKNQVSGMTVAARNAQDGISVIQTAEGALTEVHSILNRVRDLAVQSGNDSNNEDSRAAITTEVKELAKELTRIGTSTNFNGIDLLKSTDATGATSVPKTLTFQIGAGGAKDNDQIDVKMVDVAAIGAALTTLATGTPAVVDADGNVTTPAVNGFTSAAKALTTIESLDKDIKTISSARSELGASQNRLESTIKSLNVSIENLSSAGSRIRDTDMASEMANFTRSQILSQAGTAMLSQANQMNSGVMQLLQ, encoded by the coding sequence ATGGGTTTCACAATCAACACCAACACTGCTTCAAACAACGCGTACCGCAACCTGACGCTGAACCAGAATGCACAGTCCAAGTCCCTGGAGAAGCTCTCCAGCGGCCTGCGCATCAACCGTGCAGCTGACGATGCAGCCGGTCTGGCGATCTCCGAAGGCCTGAAGAACCAGGTTTCCGGCATGACCGTTGCCGCACGCAACGCCCAGGACGGCATCAGCGTCATCCAGACCGCTGAAGGCGCCCTGACTGAGGTCCACTCCATCCTGAACCGTGTCCGCGACCTGGCTGTGCAGTCCGGTAACGACTCGAACAATGAGGACTCGCGTGCCGCGATCACAACTGAGGTCAAGGAGCTGGCCAAGGAGCTGACTCGCATTGGTACCTCCACGAACTTCAACGGCATCGACCTGCTGAAGTCGACGGACGCTACGGGCGCTACCTCCGTCCCCAAGACGCTAACCTTCCAGATCGGTGCCGGCGGCGCGAAGGATAACGACCAGATCGACGTCAAGATGGTCGATGTTGCCGCAATTGGGGCCGCTCTTACCACCCTCGCCACCGGCACACCGGCAGTTGTCGATGCGGATGGTAATGTCACCACTCCCGCCGTCAACGGCTTCACCAGTGCAGCAAAAGCGTTGACAACGATCGAGTCCCTAGATAAGGACATCAAGACCATCTCAAGCGCCCGTTCCGAGCTTGGTGCTTCCCAGAACCGCCTGGAATCCACCATCAAGTCCCTGAACGTGTCCATCGAGAACCTGTCCTCCGCCGGATCCCGTATCCGCGACACGGACATGGCTTCGGAAATGGCCAACTTCACCCGTTCGCAGATCCTGTCCCAGGCCGGCACCGCAATGCTGTCCCAGGCCAACCAGATGAACTCCGGCGTGATGCAGCTTCTGCAGTAG
- the fliD gene encoding flagellar filament capping protein FliD, translating into MAGIDGLISGLKTSEMIASLMQIEARPQNILKTKVAASQTFVSALQQLNTKMAAMAEAAGKTAKPAGTDLYTAASSSDKVTAAVTAGAAAGSLDMVVKQTASAQVSLSAALTSWPTDATEITISAAGTSTTLNVDGKSLDEVVSEVNKANKGVTAVKIAAGVDAAGTSQYRIQLTSTATGADAGFSVTANGTDPFSEAGGGMLLKAARNAEVTLWAGVAGAETTISSATNTFTGLMPGVDVTVTSASDTPVTLTVVRDDKAVTDVASKLVADLADVFSYINRNAAVTTSTSSGTSKATGGLFTGDSGVRDIKQSLMTAATSPVDGRSPSEIGIVITKDGTVEFDAEKFAAALAADPAKTQATLQTIAGRVEAAGKTASDKYDGTITQRIKGQESEVRSLTTQIEDWDRRLASRQATLQSVWSNLEVKLGQLQSQQEWLTSQIDSLNFSSGSKK; encoded by the coding sequence ATGGCAGGAATCGACGGCCTGATCAGCGGCCTGAAAACCAGTGAGATGATCGCCAGTCTCATGCAGATCGAAGCGCGGCCGCAGAACATCCTGAAGACCAAGGTGGCCGCCAGCCAGACCTTTGTCAGCGCCCTGCAGCAGCTGAACACCAAAATGGCCGCCATGGCCGAGGCCGCCGGAAAAACCGCCAAGCCGGCCGGAACCGACCTCTACACCGCAGCCAGCAGCTCGGACAAAGTCACCGCCGCCGTCACAGCCGGCGCAGCCGCGGGATCCCTGGACATGGTGGTCAAACAAACCGCATCGGCGCAGGTCAGCCTCTCCGCAGCCCTGACATCCTGGCCCACTGATGCCACCGAAATCACCATCAGCGCCGCCGGAACATCCACCACCCTCAACGTTGACGGCAAGTCCCTCGACGAAGTGGTTTCCGAGGTCAACAAGGCCAACAAGGGCGTCACCGCCGTCAAGATCGCGGCCGGGGTCGACGCCGCCGGGACCTCCCAATATCGCATCCAGCTCACCTCCACGGCCACCGGTGCCGATGCCGGGTTCAGTGTCACGGCCAACGGCACCGATCCGTTCAGCGAAGCGGGCGGAGGAATGCTGCTGAAGGCCGCACGTAATGCCGAAGTCACCCTCTGGGCCGGCGTGGCTGGTGCTGAGACCACCATTTCCTCCGCGACCAATACCTTCACCGGCCTCATGCCGGGCGTCGACGTGACGGTTACCTCTGCCTCGGACACGCCGGTCACGCTGACAGTGGTCCGCGACGACAAGGCCGTCACCGACGTCGCATCCAAACTGGTGGCCGATCTCGCGGATGTGTTTTCCTACATCAACCGCAATGCTGCCGTCACCACCTCCACGTCGTCGGGCACCTCCAAGGCCACCGGAGGGCTCTTCACAGGTGACTCCGGCGTCCGCGACATCAAACAAAGCCTGATGACCGCAGCCACATCCCCGGTGGACGGCCGTTCGCCGTCGGAGATCGGCATCGTGATCACCAAGGACGGCACGGTGGAATTCGACGCCGAGAAGTTCGCCGCAGCCCTGGCCGCTGATCCCGCCAAAACCCAGGCGACCCTGCAGACCATTGCTGGACGGGTGGAAGCGGCCGGCAAAACGGCATCGGACAAATACGACGGCACCATCACCCAGCGGATCAAGGGTCAGGAATCCGAAGTCCGGTCCCTCACCACGCAGATCGAGGACTGGGACCGGAGGCTCGCCTCGCGCCAGGCGACCCTGCAGAGCGTGTGGTCCAACTTGGAAGTAAAGCTGGGCCAGCTGCAGTCGCAGCAGGAATGGCTGACATCCCAAATCGATTCGTTGAACTTCTCTTCAGGAAGCAAAAAATGA
- the fliS gene encoding flagellar export chaperone FliS: MSLTYGMAAKRAEYARNAVLSATPARLLTMLYDRLLLDLSRAEAAQLSGDWAVASENLVHAQAIVSELTGTLKTDVWDGAENLKALYAYSLTTMMDANIHRSPERTRECIDLLEPLRLAWHEAAAQVPAQTSAPLNAGGTLGVG; encoded by the coding sequence ATGAGCCTGACCTATGGCATGGCCGCCAAGCGCGCCGAGTACGCCCGCAACGCTGTCCTGTCCGCCACGCCCGCGCGGCTGCTGACCATGCTCTACGACCGCCTCCTGCTGGACCTGAGCCGAGCCGAAGCAGCCCAGCTCTCCGGCGACTGGGCGGTGGCATCGGAGAACCTGGTGCATGCGCAGGCCATCGTCTCGGAACTGACGGGCACGCTGAAGACTGACGTCTGGGACGGAGCCGAGAACCTCAAAGCCCTCTACGCCTACAGCCTGACCACCATGATGGACGCCAACATCCACCGCAGTCCGGAACGGACCCGAGAGTGCATCGACCTGCTGGAGCCGCTGCGGCTGGCATGGCACGAAGCTGCTGCACAGGTGCCGGCACAGACCTCAGCGCCGCTGAACGCCGGAGGCACACTCGGTGTCGGCTGA
- the flgB gene encoding flagellar basal body rod protein FlgB: MFDSVSSIALQSALDGLALRQRTIANNIANVNTPGYQAQRVSFEDALASSVRAGSGVAKATTERSMEPTRLDGSNVNLDTETLSNIDTVLRYQFATQAVGGEANSLRTALRTSS, translated from the coding sequence GTGTTCGATTCCGTGTCCTCAATTGCGCTGCAAAGCGCCCTTGACGGGTTGGCTCTGCGTCAACGCACCATTGCAAACAACATTGCGAATGTGAACACCCCGGGCTACCAGGCCCAGCGGGTAAGTTTTGAAGATGCATTGGCCAGCTCCGTCCGTGCAGGTTCCGGCGTCGCAAAAGCCACCACGGAACGGTCCATGGAACCGACGCGGCTGGACGGCAGCAACGTCAACCTGGACACCGAAACCCTCTCCAACATCGACACGGTGCTGCGGTACCAGTTCGCCACGCAGGCCGTCGGCGGAGAAGCGAATTCACTTCGCACCGCGCTGAGGACGTCATCATGA
- the flgC gene encoding flagellar basal body rod protein FlgC, with amino-acid sequence MTFDAIGIAATGLTTHRKWLDAVSDNLANANNVSRTDGSAFQARYVVAQEGQGVSGVYVSGVEYGDAEGRMVYQPDHALADADGYVRYPEIDMSEQMSNLILAQRGYEANAAVVDRAKSTYEAALQIGRS; translated from the coding sequence ATGACCTTTGACGCCATCGGCATTGCCGCCACCGGGCTGACGACTCACCGCAAGTGGCTCGACGCCGTTTCGGACAACCTGGCCAACGCCAACAATGTCTCCCGCACGGACGGATCCGCTTTCCAGGCCCGCTACGTAGTGGCCCAGGAGGGCCAGGGGGTCAGCGGCGTCTATGTCTCAGGCGTCGAGTACGGAGACGCCGAGGGCCGGATGGTCTACCAGCCCGACCACGCTCTTGCGGACGCTGACGGTTACGTCCGCTACCCGGAAATCGACATGTCCGAACAGATGAGCAACCTCATCCTGGCGCAGCGCGGCTATGAAGCAAATGCCGCCGTGGTGGACCGCGCCAAATCCACGTATGAAGCTGCTCTCCAGATTGGACGCTCCTGA
- the fliE gene encoding flagellar hook-basal body complex protein FliE translates to MPVPPIPAVSGVTPTSYLDAVPATASTDGSAFAASLTGAVDNISQLQATSKSLAVQAVTGDLDDIHSATIASTRAQVTLELVAGVRNKAVDAFNEIMRMQA, encoded by the coding sequence ATGCCCGTTCCCCCCATTCCGGCCGTCTCCGGTGTAACCCCCACCAGTTATCTGGACGCGGTGCCGGCAACGGCGTCCACCGATGGATCGGCCTTCGCCGCGTCCCTGACCGGCGCCGTGGACAACATCTCCCAGCTGCAGGCGACCTCGAAGAGCCTCGCAGTGCAGGCCGTGACCGGTGACCTTGACGATATTCACAGCGCCACGATTGCGTCCACGCGCGCCCAGGTAACCCTGGAGCTGGTGGCCGGAGTCCGCAACAAGGCCGTTGACGCGTTCAACGAGATCATGCGGATGCAGGCCTGA